TGTAGAAGCAACAGAGCCCAGTTTAAAAATCTTTGAACCCTCAATTTAGAATACATCACACAGTAATATGATACAATTGGGAAAAAAGATTACCATGATTGGTTGTAGAAGTCAGATCGACGCTCCTTTTCAGCATTGCGACTCGCTTCCCCAGCAACAAGCTTCAAGTCTCTGCTTTGTGAAGCAATTAGAGCATTAACAAACTCCACAGGAGATTGACTGAACCCAAGAAAGAATGCTCGTCTTCTACGATGCTCATGGATCTTCTTAATAGCAGCACAGATAGCTTCATCACAGGTCTCAATCTCTTTGTGCTTCTCTATGTTGGCCAAGAAAGCAGACATCTCTTTCTGTAATGGAAACGGAACATCAACCAATACATCATAGCAAGCATTCCCAGCTGGGCTGGGACCAGATAGCCGGATTGTATGCTCAAGATGGATAGGCTGAGGCGGCGAAAGATGCTGTGATATTTTTAGTGAAACCATGGCAAATTTCATCTTCTCCTCGCCAAAAACTTTTCGAAGAGCTGGATCACAAGCAAAGAGAGAAGGGTCGTTTGGATTCTGCAGTTTTCTAGCCTTCACATAATGCCAAATTGCAGCTATAACTCTCGGGCGTGTTTCAACCTCAATGCCCAGAAGTTCCATCAGAGCAGGTGAAAGCTTAAATTTCTCAGGCACATAATTCATTTCCAGGCGTATATTCACACTAAATTCCTTATCGCCTTTTCTTCTCACCTCAAAGCCCTCATGTGGTGCAGGCGATCGAGCACTCTCCCATATAATAGTGGGGTTTTCGGGATAGAGGCTAGGGTCCAAGTTGATGGTGATTCTCTTGAAAAAGGAAGATAACTTGGGATAGGATGAGTTTGGTTTCTGGCTCACACCAGAAGGGTCTGGATCAACCCCTTCTTCCAATATCCTCCCAACTATTTTAAGCGACCAAGAAGGCGGCTCAGAATTTTGCTTATCAGGGATTGTGCGGGTCTGATTGGCAAaagtgttgaaaacataaaTCCGGAGAGTCTTCTGAATACACGGAGGGTTTTTAATAGATTCCTGGATATCAACCTTCTTTCTTGTGAGAGCAGCATCCACCCGTGCCTCAAACTCAAGTAGCTGGGTATATAGAGCAGACTCGGGCAGAAGGGCTGCCACGCGATCTGGAATCTGCTTCTCAGGAAGCTTCCGCTTTTTCCTTCGAGCAGCAGGGGTTAGTTCCATAGTTCTGAATGGGGAAACCGTATTAGTGGTAGCAGGTCCAGGAGGACGCGCTGGAGGCTTTTGCAAAACCCGCTTTGCATTTGCTGTGCTGGGTGTTGAAAGGGAGGGAGACGAGGCACCCATATGCCCAATTCCAGCGGTTTGGGTCTGGGCAAGGGACTGTGCTTGAGCTTGTAACTGGGCTTGGAATTGGGCATGAGCTGCTTGAACTTGAGCTGCATGAGCTTGTGCTTGAGCTTGAGACTGCACCTGGGCAAAAGCTTGGACTTGAGCCTGCGCCAAGACTTGGGCTTGGGACTGGAGTTGAGACTGGAACTGTCCTTGGAAGTGTGCCCCCCCTTGCGTTTGAGCTTGTGACTGAGAGTGAACCTGAGTTGTGTGATTCATCGGCATTGATGGCGAGACCATCCCAGCATTACCAAAAGGGGATGGAGCACCCCCAACACTCTTCGTTATGTGATTATTATTCGAGGACATTCTTACGTAGCAGGCTAACATCCGCAGTCTCTCAGGGAAGCCACCGAATTCCAGCaaagaccaaaaccctaaatcgattaGGCCTCTGTAGTCCCTGATTCGGACGAACTGAATtttctaataagatataatcACTCGTGAAATAGATAGACCGTTTAAAACTtcgtaaaaccctaattctatcaGAATGTAATAAATAGCCCCAAAAACAGCATGCAATCGGACAGATCTGAAGCCACAAGAAAATCCTAAATTTAACTTATCTGTTTACCAACGGTTTACACGAACAGACTCCATTGCAGAAGAAAACCCAGCTTTTATTATACGAACACAGTAACCTTCGTATCttgattcacccaaaaaaaaaccttcgTAGCTTGAAGGTGAAACCCAACTTCGTGAATAAGTGACGGAACCCTAATCTCGATATACAATCCGAAATATAACGAAGCAGGAAGAAAATTCTATCTCCGGAACACCAAGAAGCGAGAGgtagaagaagggagagaattTTAACGTAAGAAAAGTACTTGATCGTGGAGGGAAACCAAATTTTGTATGAATCGCTGTACGAGcatatccttttcttttttgtttcgaGAAATTTTTCCACGGCcccaaccagaaaaaaaatcatctagGGTCAGattaacccccaaaaaaaacgaGCTTCAGGTGTCAATTTTCAGCCCCAATGGCCCAATCGATCGGATCAATGTAAACCGAATGGATCAATCCAAATCGAACCGTTAGGGGCCGTTTGTTTAGTAGGGTTTAGGATAAGAGATTTTGTACTTATTTTTCCAATAGCATAGGTGTTGtgggtgaaaacctccgatgctcggttcgcccacggatgagcctacaaaaaccaagtgatgagcacaagagagccggtgtggctccagccaaggactctccgacgctcaagtcaggtctccaatgcaacagcgtaactgcgtagtgaaagcaagatgaggaatggtgctccatacctgggtatttatagagtgaggatgagatgaggcggttgggagagtcctagtatggtaggagtccttcttttggaaggctcccTCGcatagagcggagtggagagctattttcggggtcgggctcttattaaggtaagagtccatgtaaagtgtgatttcgtattgcgctgggatcgtggctcaaTCCTTATttcgtgattctcgggatgtgctgacgtggccccgcgatctccggtggggcgttatgggagcttctgtggaggagggctcggcctcgaagGTCgacctgggaggtcggcctcggcagTCACCTCTGTCTGGGAGGTTAGCCTGAGAGGTCGGTCTCGGCAGTCAGCTTGGCCTAGGttgtcctgtgtatgctcggtcaggagtttatggctgacttgtgtgagctcggctctgtcaggtgacctaTCGGAGACCAGGTCGGCCCGATTTTCTTCTAAGCTCAGTTCGGTTCTTGGACTGACCtcaggtcggccatgtggcatcTTCTAATTGGTGAGGTGGTTTTATGCCCTATCAcggcctcagtgctcggcctcggcctcagGCAGTCttggcttcagtgctcggccttggcctcggcttcagtgctcagCCTTGGCCTCAGCTTCATGATAGCTTGGCTCGGTCCTTGGATACAGTTCCAGTACGTTTACGTTGCAacttttggttggttgggggattCTATGACGCATCAATGGGAAAGTGAGGTGTTTGGTTAAGTAAGTGGTAAACTTCCGACGTCAAAGTTGAGTTTTCTTGTTTGTTGATGTGGCATCCACTCCATCTCCTTTCGAAGGAAtctggatcagctacccacatggggatgggtggggataaatctgacccctccatggggtatgggtcccacaccctagaggtTGGTCCcacacccgtccccatgtgagtagcagatctgaactcctTTCGAAGTCCCACCATACGGTAGGACTTTTATCATTGTTTGTAAGGCGGGAAATATTCAATGGCTCTATAAGCTTCTCTCCCAACTATGTTGATTTCTCTACAGTTCCATGCTTACACATTGTTGCCTTGCTTGTTTATCGTTGCCCAACCGCAAACACTCAATTGTATTCATAAGCACATGCAATCTTCCCCAAACCGCATCATCCACCCCTGCCACCACAACCGTTGGACCATATCTTGTCGATCCACCTACAATCACATCCCAAAGACCCTATGACCTCAGCTCTCACAAGCGCATCATCCACCCCTGTCACACATTTGATCGTGGCTAATTCCTATTAGATCAGCCGCAAAATTGATATATTCTAGGTATCTAGGGTTTCTCATATAGAATTGGTTTGAGCTAGGTCAAGGGGAATCGAGATCGGCTTCAGTTGATTATTATGTGTCATGGAAAATTTTCCCTTATGTTATGTCTATTCGCAGACCTTTTTCATGGGGAGAAATAAAGGGGCCGAAAAATGATCAAAGTtcatttgaaaataccaaaattagGTTGTTTGGTTGCATTGGTGTGGGGAAAATGGATTCTCAATATTTTTATAGCTTGTCTCTCTTGCCGGCACCATGATTCTCCCATCCCACCCTCGTTAAAATCTAAACAAAGTTGGTGGGCAAAGAGTTGATGTTGCTTATGATTcgtcttcttcttatttcctatATACACAACCTTCACACTAGTATCTGATAGGCAATTAAGAGGCTTGATTACCTAAATGGTTGGTAACAATACAAGGCCTTAAATTGGTGGGCACCAATTATGCCTGACCAAAATCGATCGAGTCCAActagttgacacccctaactctAACTCTCAACCTCCCTTCCTCCTTGAATCCCTTCCCTGTTCCATTCCACCAAATCCATAATGCTTGAATCTTGAAAACCTAATTACATCCAACCTCATTTTTTCTCTATGCTCCGCACTTCACTAACAATCAACAATGACCTCTCTAAAAATACAATGAAAACGTAATATGGGGGATGCTCTGCATTTTTAAAAGGTCTTTTATCCTTCTACATATGATAGATGGTAGCGGTGAAACAAAGTTTGATAAGTTGTAGAGAGAGGGAGGTACCTTGAATGTGCTCAATTAATCATCCATTCAACTTCTTCCCCATGATTGAGGTCAGTTCCTACATTCGATCAACATTGGAAGAAAATATGATAGGGAAAATTACcaagatctac
The nucleotide sequence above comes from Telopea speciosissima isolate NSW1024214 ecotype Mountain lineage chromosome 3, Tspe_v1, whole genome shotgun sequence. Encoded proteins:
- the LOC122654343 gene encoding SWI/SNF complex component SNF12 homolog translates to MLACYVRMSSNNNHITKSVGGAPSPFGNAGMVSPSMPMNHTTQVHSQSQAQTQGGAHFQGQFQSQLQSQAQVLAQAQVQAFAQVQSQAQAQAHAAQVQAAHAQFQAQLQAQAQSLAQTQTAGIGHMGASSPSLSTPSTANAKRVLQKPPARPPGPATTNTVSPFRTMELTPAARRKKRKLPEKQIPDRVAALLPESALYTQLLEFEARVDAALTRKKVDIQESIKNPPCIQKTLRIYVFNTFANQTRTIPDKQNSEPPSWSLKIVGRILEEGVDPDPSGVSQKPNSSYPKLSSFFKRITINLDPSLYPENPTIIWESARSPAPHEGFEVRRKGDKEFSVNIRLEMNYVPEKFKLSPALMELLGIEVETRPRVIAAIWHYVKARKLQNPNDPSLFACDPALRKVFGEEKMKFAMVSLKISQHLSPPQPIHLEHTIRLSGPSPAGNACYDVLVDVPFPLQKEMSAFLANIEKHKEIETCDEAICAAIKKIHEHRRRRAFFLGFSQSPVEFVNALIASQSRDLKLVAGEASRNAEKERRSDFYNQSWVEDAVIRYLNRKPAAGSDAPGST